A genome region from Salvia splendens isolate huo1 chromosome 19, SspV2, whole genome shotgun sequence includes the following:
- the LOC121780041 gene encoding probable sulfate transporter 3.3, which yields MEPNPSSIEIPMATELHRVAPPPPRTTLDKVRSRLKETFFSDDPLRQFKGQSSRNQLILGAQYVFPILEWGPKYSLHLLKSDVVSGLTIASLAIPQGISYAKLANLPPIVGLYSSFVPPLIYAVLGSSRDLAVGPVSIASLIMGDMLRREVSPSQDPILFLQLAFSSTFFAGLFQASLGFLRLGFIIDFLSKATLIGFMAGAAIIVSLQQLKSLLGIKNFTKKMGIVPVMSSVFHNIHEWSWQTILMGFCFLVLLLMARHISMRKPKLFWVSAGAPLVSVIIATLLVFAMKAQSHGITIIGKLQEGLNPPSWNMLRLHGSYLSLVAKTGLVTGIISLTEGIAVGRTFAALKNYQVDGNKEMIAIGLMNIVGSSTSCYVTTGAFSRSAVNHNAGCKSAVSNIVMAVTVMVTLLFLMPLFQYTPNVILGAIIVTAVIGLIDVPAACEIWRIDKFDFLVMLCAFFGVLFISVEQGLAIAVGLSIFKILMQITRPKTMMLGNIPGTDIYRDLQHYKEAVNVPGFLILSIDAPINFANTTYLKERITRWIQDYDAENDDTKNKSQLKYVILDLSAVSALDTNGVSFFKDLRMALDKKNLELVLVNPLGEVMEKLQRSDETKELTRPDGLFLTVGEAVGSLLLSTKSNSSNCV from the exons ATGGAACCAAACCCCTCTTCCATCGAAATCCCCATGGCCACGGAGCTCCACCGCGTGGCGCCACCGCCCCCCCGCACCACCCTCGACAAGGTGAGGAGCCGCCTCAAGGAGACCTTCTTCTCCGACGACCCCCTCCGCCAATTCAAGGGCCAGTCCTCCCGGAATCAGCTCATCCTCGGCGCCCAATACGTCTTCCCCATCCTCGAGTGGGGCCCCAAGTACAGCCTCCACCTCCTCAAATCCGACGTCGTCTCCGGCCTCACCATCGCCAGCCTCGCCATCCCCCAGGGCATCAGCTACGCCAAGCTCGCCAATCTCCCCCCGATCGTTGGACTTT ATTCAAGCTTTGTGCCGCCATTGATATATGCTGTTCTTGGGAGCTCAAGGGATCTAGCGGTGGGCCCAGTTTCGATTGCTTCGTTGATCATGGGAGATATGTTGAGAAGAGAAGTTTCACCATCTCAAGACCCCATTTTGTTTCTTCAACTTGCATTCTCTTCTACTTTTTTTGCTGGACTTTTTCAGGCTTCTTTGGGATTTTTAAG GCTTGGATTTATCATCGATTTTCTATCGAAAGCAACTCTGATTGGATTTATGGCGGGAGCTGCCATTATTGTCTCCCTTCAGCAGCTCAAGAGCCTTCTTGGAATCAAGAATTTCACCAAGAAAATGGGCATAGTTCCTGTCATGAGCTCTGTGTTTCACAACATACATGAG TGGTCATGGCAAACTATATTAATGGGATTTTGCTTCCTAGTCTTGCTGCTTATGGCAAGACATATT AGCATGAGGAAACCTAAACTATTTTGGGTGTCAGCTGGAGCCCCTCTAGTCTCTGTAATAATTGCAACATTGCTGGTTTTTGCAATGAAAGCTCAAAGCCATGGCATCACTATA ATTGGGAAGCTCCAAGAAGGACTGAATCCGCCTTCGTGGAACATGTTGCGTTTACACGGTAGCTACTTGTCCCTCGTGGCAAAAACCGGCCTTGTCACAGGCATCATATCACTCACA GAAGGAATTGCAGTTGGGAGAACTTTTGCAGCATTGAAGAATTACCAAGTTGATGGAAACAAAGAAATGATTGCTATTGGATTGATGAACATTGTTGGCTCCTCCACTTCTTGCTATGTCACAACAG GTGCATTTTCGAGATCAGCAGTGAACCACAACGCGGGCTGCAAGAGCGCGGTGTCTAACATTGTAATGGCAGTGACAGTGATGGTGACACTCCTCTTCCTGATGCCACTCTTCCAGTACACTCCCAATGTCATCTTGGGGGCCATCATCGTCACGGCTGTCATAGGCCTAATAGACGTCCCGGCTGCCTGTGAGATATGGAGGATCGACAAATTCGACTTCCTAGTCATGCTCTGTGCCTTCTTCGGTGTCCTCTTCATCTCTGTTGAGCAAGGCCTTGCCATAGCA GTTGGATTGTCTATCTTCAAGATTCTGATGCAGATCACAAGGCCCAAAACAATGATGCTGGGGAACATACCGGGAACCGATATATACCGCGATCTTCAGCATTATAAAGAGGCTGTCAACGTCCCCGGCTTCTTGATTCTCAGCATTGATGCTCCTATAAATTTTGCCAACACAACTTACCTTAAAGAAAG GATCACAAGATGGATTCAAGACTATGATGCAGAAAATGATGACACCAAAAACAAATCCCAACTCAAATATGTGATTCTTGATTTATCAG CTGTGAGTGCATTGGACACAAATGGGGTCTCATTTTTCAAGGATTTGAGGATGGCATTGGACAAGAAAAACTTGGAG CTTGTGTTGGTGAATCCATTAGGGGAGGTGATGGAGAAACTCCAGAGATCCGACGAGACGAAAGAGTTGACGAGGCCTGATGGTCTGTTCTTGACAGTTGGGGAAGCAGTAGGTTCCCTTCTTTTATCAACCAAGAGCAATTCATCCAATTGTGTATGA
- the LOC121778306 gene encoding nudix hydrolase 25-like: MEGLPSGYRPNVGVCLINDDNMVFVASRLNVPGAWQMPQGGIEEGEEPRSAAIRELREETGVVSAEVVDEVPEWLTYDFPPAVKSKVNRLWGGEWHGQAQKWFLMRFTAEESEINLANGDTDPEFSEWKWATPEDVVEQAVDYKRPTYEEVVKHFLPYFTAGKATKCYSSKW, from the exons ATGGAGGGTCTGCCCTCTGGCTATCGCCCTAACGTTGGAGTTTGTCTCATCAATGATGATAATATG GTGTTTGTGGCTTCTAGACTTAATGTTCCTGGAGCATGGCAGATGCCTCAG GGTGGTATTGAAGAAGGAGAGGAACCGAGGTCCGCAGCAATCAGAGAATTGAGGGAAGAAACTGGAGTCGTGTCTGCTGAAGTAGTAGACGAG GTTCCAGAATGGCTAACGTATGACTTCCCTCCGGCTGTAAAGTCAAAAGTGAATCGACTATGGGGTGGAGAATGGCACGGACAGGCACAAAAATG GTTTCTGATGAGATTCACAGCGGAAGAGAGTGAGATCAATTTAGCAAATGGTGATACAGATCCAGAATTCTCAGAATGGAAATGGGCTACACCCGAGGACGTCGTTGAGCAGGCAGTCGACTACAAGAGGCCGACGTACGAGGAAGTTGTGAAACATTTCCTGCCTTATTTCACTGCTGGAAAAGCTACAAAATGCTACTCAAGTAAATGGTGA
- the LOC121779730 gene encoding mitogen-activated protein kinase 9-like isoform X1 — MIQNMPFKDFFTEYGEANLYEIQEVVGKGSYGVVAAAVDTHTGEKVAIKKINDIFEHVCEATRILREIKLLRLLRHPDIVEIKHIMLPPCRREFKDIYVVFELMETDLHHVIKTNDDLTPGHHQFFLYQLLRALKYIHSANVFHRDLKPKNILANADCKLKICDFGLARASFGDAPSAVFWTDYVATRWYRAPELCGSFFSKYTPAIDIWSIGCIFAEMITGKPLFPGKNVVHQLELITDLLGTPSTEAISRIRNEKARRFLSGMRRKAPIPLSQRFPDVDPLALRLLQRLIAFDPKDRPSAEEALSDPYFYGLANVEEEPSTQHISKFEFEFERRKLTKEDVRELIYREILEYHPQMLQEYLRGVDQIHFMYPSGVDQFKQQFFRLEGQAGKAGRLPMRRRYASLPRERVCGLIDDEPDQSDSRSRAVVPVPRPALRSPKNSLDIKRSEAPNASAKARPTNDHKTLCYSARCLLRSDSISASKCIGVQGEDYL; from the exons ATGATTCAG AACATGCCTTTCAAGGACTTCTTCACCGAGTATGGTGAAGCGAATTTGTACGAAATCCAAGAGGTTGTTGGTAAGGGAAGTTACGGTGTTGTGGCCGCTGCAGTCGATACCCACACTGGAGAAAAGGTGGCTATAAAGAAGATAAATGACATTTTTGAGCATGTCTGTGAAGCTACTCGCATTCTTAGGGAGATCAAGCTCCTCAGGCTGCTTCGGCACCCGGACATTGTTGAGATTAAGCATATCATGTTGCCTCCGTGTCGGAGAGAATTCAAGGATATATATGTCGTTTTTGAGTTGATGGAAACAGATCTTCATCATGTTATCAAGACAAATGATGACCTTACTCCTGGGCATCATCAATTCTTTTTGTATCAGTTGCTTCGAGCTTTAAAATATATCCATTCGG CAAACGTTTTCCACCGGGATTTGAAGCCCAAAAACATCCTTGCTAACGCTGACTGCAAGTTGAAGATATGCGACTTTGGGCTAGCTCGTGCATCATTTGGTGATGCCCCATCTGCTGTTTTCTGGACT GATTATGTGGCTACCCGGTGGTATCGTGCTCCTGAACTTTGTGGTTCTTTCTTTTCCAAA TATACCCCGGCTATTGATATCTGGAGCATAGGATGCATATTTGCAGAAATGATAACTGGAAAACCATTGTTTCCTGGGAAGAACGTAGTCCACCAGTTGGAACTCATAACCGATCTTCTTGGCACACCTTCTACTGAAGCCATCTCGAGG ATTCGAAATGAGAAGGCCCGGAGATTTTTGAGTGGCATGAGAAGGAAAGCACCCATACCTCTGTCGCAAAGGTTCCCAGATGTTGATCCCCTGGCTCTTCGTTTACTTCAGCGTCTAATTGCATTTGATCCCAAAGATCGTCCATCTGCTGAAGAA GCATTGTCAGATCCATATTTTTACGGGCTGGCAAATGTGGAAGAAGAACCGTCAACTCAACACATCTCAAAATTCGAGTTTGAGTTTGAAAGAAGAAAGTTGACAAAAGAAGACGTGAGGGAACTGATCTACCGCGAG ATCTTGGAGTATCATCCCCAGATGCTCCAGGAGTACCTCCGTGGCGTGGATCAGATTCACTTTATGTATCCAAG TGGAGTCGATCAATTTAAGCAACAATTCTTCCGACTGGAGGGACAAGCCGGGAAAGCAGGCAGGCTGCCAATGAGGAGGCGCTACGCTTCCTTGCCCAG AGAACGCGTGTGTGGGCTCATTGACGATGAACCTGACCAAAGTGATTCCAGAAGCCGAGCAGTGGTGCCAGTTCCACGCCCCGCCCTAAGGAGTCCCAAGAATTCATTGGATATCAAAAGATCAGAAGCTCCGAACGCGAGTGCAAAAGCTAGGCCGACAAATGATCATAAGACATTGTGCTACAGCGCCCGTTGCTTGCTAAGAAGCGATAGCATCAGCGCTTCAAAATGTATCGGAGTGCAAGGAGAAGACTACCTATGA
- the LOC121779730 gene encoding mitogen-activated protein kinase 9-like isoform X2, whose translation MPFKDFFTEYGEANLYEIQEVVGKGSYGVVAAAVDTHTGEKVAIKKINDIFEHVCEATRILREIKLLRLLRHPDIVEIKHIMLPPCRREFKDIYVVFELMETDLHHVIKTNDDLTPGHHQFFLYQLLRALKYIHSANVFHRDLKPKNILANADCKLKICDFGLARASFGDAPSAVFWTDYVATRWYRAPELCGSFFSKYTPAIDIWSIGCIFAEMITGKPLFPGKNVVHQLELITDLLGTPSTEAISRIRNEKARRFLSGMRRKAPIPLSQRFPDVDPLALRLLQRLIAFDPKDRPSAEEALSDPYFYGLANVEEEPSTQHISKFEFEFERRKLTKEDVRELIYREILEYHPQMLQEYLRGVDQIHFMYPSGVDQFKQQFFRLEGQAGKAGRLPMRRRYASLPRERVCGLIDDEPDQSDSRSRAVVPVPRPALRSPKNSLDIKRSEAPNASAKARPTNDHKTLCYSARCLLRSDSISASKCIGVQGEDYL comes from the exons ATGCCTTTCAAGGACTTCTTCACCGAGTATGGTGAAGCGAATTTGTACGAAATCCAAGAGGTTGTTGGTAAGGGAAGTTACGGTGTTGTGGCCGCTGCAGTCGATACCCACACTGGAGAAAAGGTGGCTATAAAGAAGATAAATGACATTTTTGAGCATGTCTGTGAAGCTACTCGCATTCTTAGGGAGATCAAGCTCCTCAGGCTGCTTCGGCACCCGGACATTGTTGAGATTAAGCATATCATGTTGCCTCCGTGTCGGAGAGAATTCAAGGATATATATGTCGTTTTTGAGTTGATGGAAACAGATCTTCATCATGTTATCAAGACAAATGATGACCTTACTCCTGGGCATCATCAATTCTTTTTGTATCAGTTGCTTCGAGCTTTAAAATATATCCATTCGG CAAACGTTTTCCACCGGGATTTGAAGCCCAAAAACATCCTTGCTAACGCTGACTGCAAGTTGAAGATATGCGACTTTGGGCTAGCTCGTGCATCATTTGGTGATGCCCCATCTGCTGTTTTCTGGACT GATTATGTGGCTACCCGGTGGTATCGTGCTCCTGAACTTTGTGGTTCTTTCTTTTCCAAA TATACCCCGGCTATTGATATCTGGAGCATAGGATGCATATTTGCAGAAATGATAACTGGAAAACCATTGTTTCCTGGGAAGAACGTAGTCCACCAGTTGGAACTCATAACCGATCTTCTTGGCACACCTTCTACTGAAGCCATCTCGAGG ATTCGAAATGAGAAGGCCCGGAGATTTTTGAGTGGCATGAGAAGGAAAGCACCCATACCTCTGTCGCAAAGGTTCCCAGATGTTGATCCCCTGGCTCTTCGTTTACTTCAGCGTCTAATTGCATTTGATCCCAAAGATCGTCCATCTGCTGAAGAA GCATTGTCAGATCCATATTTTTACGGGCTGGCAAATGTGGAAGAAGAACCGTCAACTCAACACATCTCAAAATTCGAGTTTGAGTTTGAAAGAAGAAAGTTGACAAAAGAAGACGTGAGGGAACTGATCTACCGCGAG ATCTTGGAGTATCATCCCCAGATGCTCCAGGAGTACCTCCGTGGCGTGGATCAGATTCACTTTATGTATCCAAG TGGAGTCGATCAATTTAAGCAACAATTCTTCCGACTGGAGGGACAAGCCGGGAAAGCAGGCAGGCTGCCAATGAGGAGGCGCTACGCTTCCTTGCCCAG AGAACGCGTGTGTGGGCTCATTGACGATGAACCTGACCAAAGTGATTCCAGAAGCCGAGCAGTGGTGCCAGTTCCACGCCCCGCCCTAAGGAGTCCCAAGAATTCATTGGATATCAAAAGATCAGAAGCTCCGAACGCGAGTGCAAAAGCTAGGCCGACAAATGATCATAAGACATTGTGCTACAGCGCCCGTTGCTTGCTAAGAAGCGATAGCATCAGCGCTTCAAAATGTATCGGAGTGCAAGGAGAAGACTACCTATGA
- the LOC121780302 gene encoding ATP-dependent DNA helicase homolog RECG, chloroplastic-like → MAVTPLAYKLCNMGLSDKCLRHAVNFEAERAGRSIFGRCLRFNNLLAPNNLTSCFRSKHKFPEKLLKSLDGSEKESVFIGYNGLVGLIGNNISREKFRETLKAGSAEFDVTLTCKKFPSISLGCFPTVELYDGPAYDTQATESLVPQVHEGCIPSHIDANLLDPNFIYQNLEMLYAEVSNINRNQIVEDDFSKSTADSQPLDHETQLTANKLQIVEVTEPINTLQLTVDEPCISAGSETQLPAVSVAEILDESISCIGLSKRQCSQLENCGFYTLRKLFHHFPRTYVDLQNAEVDIDDGQYMIFVGKIISSRGIRASSSFSYLEVIVASDVADIEPNANGTDDGVQRSARTIYLHLKKFFRGARFTCMPFLRSIQGKHKEGDLVCVSGKVRTMRSKDHFEVREYSIDVVNNEGDSCDIAKGRPYPIYPSKKGFNPDVFRDIISRALKMLPAYLDPLPKDIIQEFQLPTLSDAYIGIHQPTSFRMADLARRRLIFDEFFYLQLGKLFQMLEGLGTKLEKDGLLERYTKPELNTRLVEEWAGLTKNFMKVLPYTLTTSQLQATSEIIWDLKRPVPMNRLLQGDVGCGKTVVAFLSCMEVIASGYQAAFMVPTELLAVQHYEHLLGLLEKIEDSNGKPSVALLTGSTSTKQARLIRQGLQTGDISMVIGTHSLIAEKVEFSSLRIAVVDEQHRFGVVQRGLFNSKLYFNNLTSQLKSTSSSDTAKNDVNMAPHVLAMSATPIPRSLALALYGDMSLTQITDLPPGRTPIETYVIEGNEVGYDKAYQMMMEELGGGGKVYLVYPVIDQSEQLPQLRAASADFEAISNKFCGYNCGLLHGRMKSDEKDEALRQFRSGETKILLSTQVIEVGVDVPDASMMVVMNAERFGIAQLHQLRGRVGRGERKSKCILMPSTNSSLKRLKVLEESSDGFYLANMDLVLRGPGDLLGKKQSGHLPEFPVTRLEIDGNILQEAHLAALKVLESSNDLKKFPDLKAELSIRQPLCLLGD, encoded by the exons ATGGCAGTGACACCATTGGCTTACAAATTGTGCAACATG GGTCTCAGTGATAAATGCTTGCGGCATGCTGTGAATTTTGAAGCTGAGAGAGCAGGCAGGAGTATCTTTGGCAGATGTCTTAG GTTTAACAATTTGCTTGCACCGAATAATTTAACTTCATGCTTTCGGTCAAAGCATAAGTTTCCTGAAAAGTTGTTGAAGAGTTTAGATGGATCTGAAAAG gAATCAGTGTTCATTGGTTACAATGGTCTTGTTGGCTTAATTGGGAATAATATATCTAGAGAGAAGTTCAGAGAGACTTTAAAAGCTGGAAGTGCTGAATTTGATGTCACCTTGACATGCAAGAAGTTCCCTTCCATCTCTTTGGGTTGCTTCCCAACTGTGGAATTGTATGATGGGCCTGCATACGATACTCAAGCCACAGAATCACTGGTGCCTCAAGTTCATGAAGGATGCATTCCTAGTCATATTGATGCAAATTTGTTGGATCCAAATTTCATCTACCAAAACCTGGAAATGTTATATGCAGAGGTTTCAAATATAAATAGGAATCAAATCGTGGAAGATGACTTCAGCAAATCAACTGCAGACTCTCAGCCACTTGATCACGAGACACAGTTGACTGCAAATAAACTGCAAATCGTGGAAGTCACAGAACCCATAAATACTTTGCAGTTGACTGTGGATGAACCCTGCATCTCTGCTGGCTCTGAGACCCAGTTACCTGCTGTCTCTGTGGCAGAAATTCTTGATGAAAGCATCAGTTGCATTGGGCTTAGCAAACGCCAGTGCAGTCAGCTAGAAAATTGTGGTTTTTACACA TTGCGGAAACTGTTCCATCACTTTCCTAGGACATATGTTGATTTACAGAATGCTGAGGTGGACATTGACGATGGTCAGTACATGATTTTTGTTGGGAAAATAATATCTTCTAG GGGTATCCGGGCTAGTAGTTCATTCTCATATCTGGAGGTTATTGTGGCTTCTGATGTTGCAGATATTGAGCCCAATGCTAATGGAACAGATGATGGAGTTCAAAGGAGCGCACGGACTATATATTTGCATTTGAAGAAATTTTTCCGTGGAGCTCGTTTTACATGCATGCCTTTCCTTAGAAGTATTCAGGGAAAGCACAAGGAGGGCGATCTTGTGTGCGTTAGTGGCAAG GTCCGCACAATGCGAAGTAAGGATCACTTTGAAGTGAGGGAGTACAGTATCGATGTGGTTAACAACGAAGGAGATTCATGTGATATTGCCAAAGGGAGGCCTTATCCCATTTATCCTTCCAAAAAAGGTTTTAACCCTGATGTTTTTAGGGACATTATTTCAAG AGCTTTAAAGATGTTGCCGGCTTATCTTGATCCTCTTCCCAAGGACATTATTCAGGAATTTCAGCTACCAACACTCTCTGAT GCATATATTGGGATCCACCAGCCGACTAGCTTTAGAATGGCCGACTTAGCTCGTAGAAGGCTTATATTTGATGAGTTTTTCTATCTTCAG TTGGGAAAGTTATTCCAAATGCTTGAGGGTCTTGGTACGAAGTTAGAGAAAGATGGGTTGCTTGAGAGGTACACGAAGCCAGAACTCAACACTAGACTTGTGGAAGAATGGGCCGGTCTTACGAAAAACTTTATGAAGGTTCTTCCATATACGCTTACGACCAGTCAGCTACAAGCAACTTCAGAAATCATATGGGATCTAAAACGACCAGTTCCCATGAATAGGCTGCTACAG GGTGATGTTGGATGTGGGAAGACTGTGGTAGCGTTTTTATCATGCATGGAGGTAATTGCCTCTGGATACCAG GCAGCATTTATGGTTCCAACAGAGCTACTGGCCGTCCAGCATTACGAACACCTCCTTGGCTTGCTTGAGAAAATTGAAGATTCCAATGGAAAGCCCTCAGTTGCTCTATTGACAGGATCAACCTCAACGAAGCAAGCAAGATTAATTCGACAG GGTCTCCAAACTGGGGATATCTCCATGGTCATTGGGACTCATTCTTTAATAGCTGAAAAGGTGGAATTTTCGTCTTTGCGCATAGCTGTGGTAGACGAGCAACATCGCTTTGGTGTTGTTCAGAGAGGACTCTTCAACAGCAAG TTATATTTCAACAATTTAACCTCCCAACTGAAGTCAACTAGTTCGAGTGACACTGCAAAAAATGATGTCAACATGGCACCCCATGTTCTTGCGATGTCAGCCACACCGATACCAAGGTCGCTTGCTCTGGCATTGTATGGCGACATGTCCTTGACACAG ATCACAGATTTACCTCCCGGAAGAACGCCCATTGAGACGTATGTTATCGAAGGAAACGAAGTTGGATATGATAAGGCTTACCAG ATGATGATGGAGGAGCTAGGAGGAGGAGGGAAAGTGTATCTCGTGTATCCTGTAATCGATCAATCCGAACAACTGCCTCAACTCCGCGCAGCTTCAGCTGATTTCGAAGCTATCTCCAACAAGTTCTGCGGCTACAACTGCGGGCTGCTACACGGTAGAATGAAAAGCGACGAAAAGGACGAAGCACTGAGGCAGTTCAGATCCGGCGAGACGAAAATCCTACTCTCCACACAAGTCATTGAAGTGGGCGTCGATGTACCCGACGCATCCATGATGGTGGTGATGAATGCAGAGAGATTCGGAATAGCGCAGCTGCATCAGCTCCGAGGCAGAGTCGGACGCGGAGAGAGGAAGTCGAAATGCATCCTAATGCCGTCCACAAACTCCAGCCTCAAACGGTTGAAGGTTCTCGAGGAATCCTCCGACGGATTCTACCTCGCAAACATGGACCTTGTTCTCCGCGGGCCCGGCGACTTGCTCGGGAAGAAACAGTCGGGCCACCTTCCCGAGTTCCCCGTTACGAGGCTCGAGATCGACGGAAACATTCTTCAGGAAGCTCATCTTGCAGCATTg AAAGTTCTAGAGAGTTCTAATGATCTGAAGAAATTCCCAGACCTTAAAGCTGAGCTTAGCATCAGACAGCCGCTTTGTCTTCTTGGGGACTAA
- the LOC121778829 gene encoding homeobox-leucine zipper protein HOX3-like encodes MEILPPNSTSLELSIAMPGLSSFPSSEAKGEIKLLDINEAPSRSEEECVVDEDEVGGGPVRRKKLRLAKDQSRLLEQSFLQNQTLNPKEKETLAMELRLNPRQVEVWFQNRRARSKTKQTEIECEYLKRWLGALTEQNRKLQKEVEELRLIKAAPPPGGRQPPLPSALTMCPRCERVTTATPPFSNT; translated from the exons ATGGAGATTTTGCCTCCTAATTCTACTAGCTTGGAACTATCCATAGCCATGCCTGGCTTATCCTCTTTCCCATCTTCCG AGGCAAAAGGTGAAATCAAATTACTAGACATAAATGAAGCACCATCAAGATCAGAAGAAGAATGTGTGGTAGACGAAGATGAAGTTGGAGGTGGCCCGGTTCGGAGGAAGAAACTCCGGCTTGCAAAAGACCAGTCTCGTCTCCTCGAACAAAGCTTCTTACAAAATCAAACCTTAAACCCT AAAGAGAAGGAGACTTTGGCAATGGAGTTGAGATTGAATCCAAGGCAAGTGGAGGTGTGGTTTCAGAATCGTAGAGCAAG GAGCAAGACAAAGCAAACAGAAATAGAGTGTGAATACCTAAAAAGATGGCTTGGAGCACTAACAGAGCAGAACAGGAAGCTGCAAAAGGAGGTGGAGGAGCTCCGTCTCATCAAGGCAGCGCCGCCTCCCGGCGGCCGTCAACCGCCGCTGCCTTCCGCCCTCACTATGTGTCCTCGCTGTGAGCGTGTCACAACCGCCACGCCTCCATTTAGTAATACATAA
- the LOC121779402 gene encoding probable aquaporin NIP-type, translating to MAAHDSLEEGGVRSAEEQYRKSLNDEESTGFWSSAVVVALIQKVIAEAVGTYFLIFVGCGSVVLNKMYGTITFPGVCLAFGVTVMVMIYSVGHISGAHFNPAVTITMALFRQFPIKQVPLYMLAQLLGALLASGTLYLLLDVTDLTSFDTAPTGSAMQSLAMEFIASFLLMFVISGVATDNRAIGEMAGIAIGMTLLIGVLIAGPISGGSMNPARTIGPALILHKYTDLWVYIIGPILGTVLGGFVYNLIRFTDKPLKEVAKVPANFVKSASRVW from the exons ATGGCTGCGCACGACAGTCTTGAAGAGGGCGGCGTTCGATCAGCAGAAGAACAATACAGAAAAAGTCTAAACGATGAGGAAAGCACCGGCTTCTGGTCCTCAGCTGTTGTTGTTGCTTTGATTCAAAaa GTGATTGCGGAAGCGGTTGGGACATATTTCTTGATATTTGTAGGGTGTGGTTCGGTTGTTTTGAATAAAATGTATGGTACGATAACGTTTCCAGGAGTATGTTTGGCATTTGGGGTGACTGTTATGGTCATGATCTATTCGGTTGGCCATATCTCCGGGGCTCATTTCAACCCGGCCGTCACCATCACGATGGCCCTTTTTCGGCAGTTCCCCATCAAACAA GTACCATTGTACATGCTAGCACAATTGTTGGGGGCACTTCTTGCAAGTGGGACATTGTACCTATTGCTAGATGTGACTGATCTAACTTCCTTTGATACTGCACCGACGGGTTCCGCCATGCAATCCCTTGCAATGGAGTTTATTGCATCATTTCTCTTGATGTTTGTTATTTCTGGTGTTGCAACCGATAACAGAGCT ATCGGAGAAATGGCAGGAATTGCCATTGGAATGACTCTACTAATCGGAGTTCTTATTGCTGG GCCGATCTCAGGGGGTTCAATGAATCCTGCAAGAACAATTGGACCAGCTTTGATCTTACACAAATATACAGATCTCTGGGTATATATAATTGGCCCAATTTTGGGAACAGTATTGGGCGGATTTGTGTACAATTTGATCAGATTCACGGACAAACCACTTAAAGAAGTTGCTAAAGTACCTGCAAATTTTGTCAAGAGTGCTTCTAGGGTTTGGTAG
- the LOC121779332 gene encoding protein WVD2-like 7 isoform X1, protein MKIDKNIRAREDERRKIQAKIQQKAEAEIKQLRKTLNFNARPLPSFYHRVEREPHQTKTSQRRVARNAKPTTKCLSRSSISERSRASSKAGTEKGCGGRKTNVDESRSSSCHSTVTSDSSPPSPAVSS, encoded by the exons ATGAAGATAGACAAGAATATTCGTGCAAGAGAAGACGAGAGACGCAAAATTCAGGCAAAAATTCAG CAAAAAGCAGAAGCTGAAATCAAGCAGCTGAGGAAAACCTTGAACTTCAATGCTAGACCGCTGCCCTCGTTTTACCATAGAGTCGAGCGCGAGCCACATCAAACCAAG ACATCGCAGCGACGCGTAGCTAGAAACGCGAAACCAACGACAAAATGCTTGAGCCGTAGCAGCATCTCTGAGAGGTCGAGAGCAAGCTCGAAGGCAGGCACGGAGAAAGGGTGTGGAGGTCGAAAGACGAATGTTGATGAATCACGGTCGTCGAGCTGCCATTCGACAGTGACGTCGGATAGCAGCCCGCCGTCCCCGGCCGTAAGTAGCTAG
- the LOC121779332 gene encoding protein WVD2-like 7 isoform X2: MKIDKNIRAREDERRKIQAKIQQKAEAEIKQLRKTLNFNARPLPSFYHRVEREPHQTKRRVARNAKPTTKCLSRSSISERSRASSKAGTEKGCGGRKTNVDESRSSSCHSTVTSDSSPPSPAVSS, from the exons ATGAAGATAGACAAGAATATTCGTGCAAGAGAAGACGAGAGACGCAAAATTCAGGCAAAAATTCAG CAAAAAGCAGAAGCTGAAATCAAGCAGCTGAGGAAAACCTTGAACTTCAATGCTAGACCGCTGCCCTCGTTTTACCATAGAGTCGAGCGCGAGCCACATCAAACCAAG CGACGCGTAGCTAGAAACGCGAAACCAACGACAAAATGCTTGAGCCGTAGCAGCATCTCTGAGAGGTCGAGAGCAAGCTCGAAGGCAGGCACGGAGAAAGGGTGTGGAGGTCGAAAGACGAATGTTGATGAATCACGGTCGTCGAGCTGCCATTCGACAGTGACGTCGGATAGCAGCCCGCCGTCCCCGGCCGTAAGTAGCTAG